The region GCGCTCCATCCGCTCGGTGGCCTCGTGCAGCCGGTAGCGGCGGATCACCCACTTCGGCCCGACGCCGACGTGCTCGGCGAAGAGGCGCTGCAGGCGCCGGACACCGGCGCCGACCCGAGCGGCCAGCTCGTCGACGCGGGTGATCGTGGGGTCAGCGGCGACCTCGTCGACCACGCCGGCGACCATCTCCGCGGCGGGATCCGGTTCGGGTCCGGCCGCGAGAAGCCACCGTTCGACGGACGCGACGTCCGAGGCTCGCCGTGACCACGGCGGGAGCCCGGGCACGTCGGCCGCGGGCAGGACAAGGTCCGTCAGGCCGGACACCGACGCGCGGAGGAACGGCCGGAAGCCACCCGGGCGGAACTCGACCCCGAAGACCCGTCCCCGCCCCTCGAGGACCCGGACCACGTGCCCGCTCGAGACTCCGTGCACCTGCGGCGCGCCGCCGTCGCGGAAGATCAGATGCACGTGCGGGTACGGGACGATCAGCTGGTGGTAGGGCTCGTCGTAGTCCCACTCGACGATCCAGTACCGCCGGACGAACGGCGCGAGCTGCGCCGACGGCCCGGGGAAGTCGTGGCGCTGGAACCGGGCCCAGGCCCCGCCGAGCGCACGGGAGTCCTCGGGTCCGGGGCGGGGCGGCACGCCGTCCATGGTGGCACCTGTCGCGTTCCTTCAAGACGGGCCGCGGTCGACGCTCTACCGTGCGGGCATGCCCCCGACCGACCTCGTCGCCGCGTCCGTCCTCCCCGCCGCCGTCGCGCCGATCTCCGCGCTGATCCGCGCGGTCGACCCCGCCCGGCTCGACGCCCCGACCCCCTGCGCCGACTACGCGGTCCGCGACCTGCTCAACCACCTGCTCTTCTGGGGCCCGGTCCTGGCCGCGGCCGGGCGGCGCGAGACCGCGCTGCCGCCCGCGGAGTCGGAAGCCGACGTCGACCTGGTGGTCGGCGACTGGCCGGCGGCCTTGACCGCGGTGTTCGCGGACGTCGCCGAGGCGTGGGGCGACGTCGGGGCCTGGGAGGGGACGACGTCGATGGGCGGGCCCGAGCCCCTGCCCGCCTCGATGGTCGGCGGGATGGCGGTGGGCGAGCTGGTGGTGCACGGCTGGGACCTCGGACGCGCCCTCGACCTGGAGCCGATGTGGGCGCCGGACGTCCTCACGGTCGTGCACGCCGAGGTGGCGGCCACCGCAGAGATCGGTCGGGAGATGGGCGTCTACGGCGCCTCGGTGCCGGTCCCGGAGGAGGCGCCGGTGCTCGACCGCCTGCTCGGCCTCACGGGCCGGGACCCGCACTGGAGGCCCTGATCGAGCCGGCTGCGTGAGCCGCTCGAGCGGCGCAGAGTGGCGCTCGAGCCACTCGAGCGGCGGAAACCGCCCCACTCACGCGGCGGACGCACTCACCAGCGCCTCCGCCGCTGCGCGAGCCTGGGCCGCCGGCGCAGCCGTACCCAGGATCCCCGCGGCGACCATCGCCCCCTCCGCGAGCAGGAACACCTGCGGCGCGAGAGCCTCCGGCAGGCCCGCCTCGCGGACGAGCCCTGCGACGTAGTCCGCGAAGGCGCGCTTGTGCTCGCGGGCCAGCCCCGCCACGACGTCCGACGTCGCCCCCAGCTCGCCGTGGCCGTTGATCCAGGCGCAGCCGCGGAAGCCGGGTTCGCGGAACCAGGTCTCGAGCCAGTCGAACACCGCGAGGACGCGCTCCCGGGGGTCGTCGACCTGCTCCACGAACGCCGCGAGCCGGCCGCGCCACCGGACGTCACGCCGCTGCAGGTACGCCTCGACGAGCTGCTCCTTGGCCGGGTACAGCGAGTACAGCCGCTTGAGCGAGACGCCGGAACCGCCGCGGATGTCGTCCATGCCGACGGCCTGGATACCCCGGGCGTAGAAGAGGTCCTCGGCGGCGTCGAGCAGCCGGGTGCGGGCGGTGTCGGGATCGAGCGGGGCCATCCGGAGTCCGTACTTGCGAAGGAGAACTGACGTTCTCTAGCCTACGGGGAGAACGCCCGTTCTCATACTCGCGAGGAGTCCACCGATGGCCGACCGCCCGCCGCTCCCCCGTTCACGCTCGAGACGGCGCGACAGAAGGTGCAGGCCGCCGAGGACGCGTGGAACACCCGCGACCCCGAGAAGGTGGCGCTCGCCTACACCGAGGACTCCGTCTGGCGCAACCGCGACACCTTCGTGCAGGGCCGCGCCGAGATCGTCGCCCTGCTCAAGGCGAAGTGGGAGCGCGAGCTGGACTACGCGCTGCGCAAGGCCCTCTGGACGTTCGCGGACAACCGGATCGCCGTCCGGTTCCAGTACGAGAGCCACGACGCGGCCGGCATCTGGTACCGCAGCTACGGCAACGAGAACTGGGAGTTCGACTCCCACGGGCTGATGGTCCGGCGCGAGGCCAGCATCAACGACGTCGTCATCGACGAGTCCGAGCGCAGGATCTTCGGGCCGCGCCCCGAGTCGGAGCGCGGCCAGGAGATCCCCCTCCGGTAGGTCACGCGGGCGGTCCCGCGCCGCGCGCGCCGTCGGCGGAGCGGGTAGCGCCGGACGGCGCGCACGACGCCGCACGACGCCGCACGACGCGCCTCGCGCCACGTGGCGCGCATGCCGCGGAACGGCGCACGCCGGGCCCGCCCTCGGGGGCGGCTACGCCGCCGGGACCGGTTCCGGCGCGGGCGGCCCGACGTAGCGGGCGGCCGGCCGGATGATCCGCCGCTCGGTCGCCTGCTCCAGGACGTTGGCCGTCCAGCCGACGACCCGGCTCACCGCGAACGTGGGCGTGAACATCGAGCGCGGGATCCCGCAGAGCTCCATGACCACCCCCGCGTAGAACTCGACGTTCGCGTACAGCCGCCGCTCGGGCTTGAGCTCGGCGAGGATCTCGACGACCCGCCGCTCCACGGTCATCGCGAAGTCCGCCAGCTCGCCGCCCAGCTCCGCGGCGACCTCCCGCAGCATCAGCGAGCGCGGATCGTCCGTCCGGTAGACGGCGTGACCGAAGCCCATGATCCGGTCGTGGGCGAGGACCCTCGCGCGTACCCACTCGTCGATCCGGTCCGGCGTCCCGATCTCGTCCAGGCCGGCCAGGGCGCGGTCCGGGGCGCCGCCGTGCAGCGGTCCGGAGAACGCGCCGATCGCCGCCACCACCGCGGACACGACGTCCGCGCCGGTCGAGGCCACGACCCGGGAGGTGAACGTCGAGGCGTTGAACCCGTGGTCGATCGTCGCAACCAGGTACTTCTCCACCGCGGCGGCGTGCCGCGGCGGCGGGACCGAGCCCGTGACCATGAAGATCCAGTTCGCCGCCGCGGAGAGGTCGGCACGCGGCTCGAGCGGCTCCAGGCCGGACCGCAGCCGGTGCAGCGCCGCCAGGACGGTCGGCGTCACGGCGCAGACGAGGAGCGCGTTCTCGCGCCGGGTCGCGGCGTCGGCGTCCCACAGCGGCGGGACGTCCCGGGCGCTGCCGATCAGGGAGAGCGCGGTCCGCAGCGCCATCAACGGCTGGAGCCGCTCCCCCGCCGCGGCGATCGCCGGCAGCACCTCGCGCAGCTCGTCGGGCAGCACCCGCAGCGGTGCCACCTCGCCGGTGAAGCGCCTCGCCTCCGCCGGCGTGGGCAGGCGCCCCTCGACGAACAGGAACCAGACGTCCTCGAAGGTCCTACCGCGCGCGAGGTCGACCGCGGAGTACTGGCGGTAGTGGTAGAAGCCCTCGCTCCCTCGCACGTCCCCGATCTCGGTGGACGTGACGACGACGTTGCGGAGCCCGGGCGGGACGGTGATCGGACCGTCCGTGTCGGTCGTGAGAGTCATGCCGTGACTGTCGACCCGCCGATCAACTATTGTCAATATTGATCCAGTCAACATGGGAGGGCCGAGGACCATGGCCGGAGACACGTTCCTGACCACCGCGGAGGCCGCGAAGCGCCTCGACGTGAAGCCCGAGACGATCTACGCCTACGTCAGCCGCGGGCTGTTGACCAGCGTCCGGTCCGGGGCGCGGCGGGGCAGCCTCTTCGCGCAGGACGACGTCGACCGCCTCGCCGAGCGGGGCCGCGAGGGCCGCGCCCCCTCCGGGGCGATCGAGCGGATCCGCACCGCGATCACGCTGCTGGAGGACGACGAGCTGTACTACCGGGGCCGCCGGGTGACCGACCTGGCACGCACGGAGTCCTTCGAGTCCGTCGCGCACCTGCTCTGGACCGGGCGCCCGGAGCCACGGGCCTTCACCGCGCCGGCGGCGCTGGTGGACGTCGCGGGCACCGCGATCGCGGCCCTGCCGCCGTCGGCGGAGCTGACCGACCGGATCCGGGTGGCCGTCGCGGCCGTCGGCGCGGCCGATCCGCTGCGGTACGACCTCGCGCCGGACGCGGTGGTGCGAAGGGCGGAGTCGCTGCTCGCGATACTGGCGGAGTCGCTGTCCGGAGCCTCCGGCGGCAGCATCGCCGAGCGGCTCTGGCCCGCCCTCGCACGCCACCCCGAGCCGGGTCCCGGCGGCCCGGATCCCGACGACCAGGGCGGGGACGGTTCGGACGGCCGAGTGGGCCCGGCCGTCCTGGACCTGCTGCTCGTCCTCCTCGCGGACCACGACCTGGCGGTGTCGACCCTTGCCGCACGCGTCGCCGCGAGCGCCCGGGCGAACCCGTACGCGGTCGTCTCCGCCGGGCTCGGCGCCATCGACGGGCAGTACCACGGTGGCGCCAGCGCGATGGCCCACCGCTTCCTGGCGGACGCCCTCGACGATCCGGTGCGGGCGCTCTCGGACCGGTTGCGCACCGGCGTCCGGGTTCCCGGCTTCGGTCATCGCGTCTACCGCCACCACGACCCGCGGGCGGACCTGCTGTTCGCCGTGCTGCGGGACCGCGTTCCGGACGCTCCCGTCCTCGCCGCCGTGGACCGGGTGGTGGAGGGTCTCGCCGGGAGGCCCGGGCTGTTCGCCAACATCGATCTCGGGCTCGCGGCGCTCTCGCACGCCCTGGACCTGCGCCCGGATGTCGGCGAGGCCGTCTTCGCGATCGCGCGCACGGCCGGGTGGGTCGCGCACGCGCTCGAGGAGTACGACGAGCCGGGCCTGCGATTCCGCCCGGAGGGCGTCTACGTCGGCCCGCGCCCCTGACCGATCACCGCGACGTCGAGGTCCGGGTGCGCCGCGGCGGCGGCTCCCGGCGGCGGCAGGTGCAACAGCCCCAGCTCGGCCCGCCGAGCGCGGACGTCCGCGAGCAGCCGGCGCGCACGGCCCAGGAGGTGGGCGCCGGCGTCGGTGAGGTCGACGCCGCGGCGGTGCCGGACCAGCAGCCCGGTGCCGAGCTCGTGTTCCGGGCGCGCGAGCTGCGCCGCTGAGCGGAGGGTGGGTGAGGTGGAGCCGCGCGGCGACCCGGGTGAGGGGACCGCTCCTCCGCGACCGTCACGAAGTACCGGAGCTGCCGCAGGTCCCACATTCGAGAGTGAGCCTCATATCACCGATGAGTAGTGGACAGATGACAGAGCGTGCACAAGGGTGGTCGCGCAACCCCTTTTGGACGACGAACCCCGGAGGTCCGGTGGATCGCTTCACCTACGACGCCCTTCCCGGCCGGGTCGTCTTCGGCGCCGGCACCTCACGGACGGAACTGGCCCCCGAGCTGGCGAGGCTCGGTGCGCACCGGGTGCTCCTGGTGGCCAGCGGCTCCGCCGTGTCCCCGGCCCGGGAGCGCACGAAGGGCCTCCCGGTGGTCGGCGAGTTCACCGAGGTCCGTGAGCACGTCCCCGTCGCCGTCGCCGAGCGGGCCCGCGCGCGGGCCGTCGAGGTCCGCGCGGACGCCCTGCTGGCGTTCGGCGGCGGGTCGTCGGTCGGGACCGCCAAGGCGGTCGCGCTGACCACGGGCCTGCCGATCCTCTGTGTCCCGACGACGTACGCGGGCTCCGAGGTCACCCCGGTCTGGGGCATGACCGAGGGCCGCCGCAAGACCACCGGGCGCGACGAGCGCGTCCTGCCCCGCGCGATCGTCTACGACCCCGAGCTCACCTACGGGCTCCCGGTGCGGATCGCCTCGGCGAGCGGGCTGAACGCGATGGCCCACTGCGTCGAGGCGTTCTGGGCGCCCCGCGCCAACCCCGTCTCGACGGTCCTGGCCGAGGACGGGGTCCGGGCCCTCGCCGAGGGCCTGTCCCTGATCGTCGACGAGCCGTCCGCCGAGGCCCCCCGTGCCGACCTGCTCTACGGGGCGTACCTCGCGGGCGCCTCCCTCGCGGGCGCGGGCTCCGGTCTGCACCACGCGATCTGCCACGCCCTCGGGGGCGCCTACGACCTGCCGCACGCGCTGACGCACGCGACCGTCCTGCCGCACGTCGTCGCCTACACGCTGCCGTACGCGGCGGAGGCGGCGCGGCGCATGCGCCGCGCCCTCGACACCGACGACCCCGTGGGCGCCCTGCGTGCGCTCGCCACCCGGCTCGGCATCCCCGCCGGGCTACGCGAGCTGGGCCTGGCCGAGGACCAGCTCGAACCGATCGTCGAGAGGCTCGACGGACACCTCCCCCCGGGCCATCCCCGACCGACCGACCGTGACGCGCTCCGCGCCCTGCTGCACGACGCCTGGGCCGGCACCACCCCGAAGGAGACCGTGTGACCAGTACCGACAGCGAGCAGACGGCGAGAGAGCAGGCCGTCACCGACGAGGTCGTCGCCAGCTTCGCCGAGGCGAAGGACGACCGGTACCGCGAGGTGATGGAGAGCCTCGTCCGGCACCTGCACGCCTTCGCCCGGGACGTGCGGCTCACCCAGGAGGAGTGGGATGCGGCGATCGCGTTCCTGACCCGCGTCGGGCACCTGACCGACGACCGGCGGCAGGAGTTCATCCTGCTCTCGGACGTCCTGGGCCTGTCGATGCTGACGGTCGGGATGAACGCCCCACCGCAGCAGGACGCCACCGAGTCGACCGTGTTCGGCCCGTTCTTCGTCGACGGTGCCCCCGAGATCGAGCCCGGCGGGGACATCGCACAGGGCGCGCCCGGCATCCCGTGCTGGGTGTCCGGCAGCGTCCGGGCGACCGACGGGAGCCCGGTCCCCGGCGCCCGGATCGACGTCTGGGAGGCCGACGAGGACGGCTTCTACGACGTCCAGTACGAGGGGAACCGCACGCAGGGCCGCGGCTGGCTGCGCTCCGGCGCGGACGGCGGCTACCGCTTCTGGTCCGTCCGCCCCTCGCCGTACTCGATCCCCGCCGACGGCCCGGTCGGCGACCTGCTGGCCCGCGGCGGGCGCGGCCCGATGCGGCCGGCCCACCTGCACTTCATGGTCAGCGCGCCGGGCTTCCGGCGCCTGGTGACCCACATCTTCGTCGACGGCGACGAGTACCTGGACCGCGACGCGGTCTTCGGGGTGAAGGACTCCCTGGTGTACGCGTTCACGGAGCGGAACGGCGGGGCGGCGCCGGACGGCAGTGCCCGGGAGGGCGTGTGGAACGAGGTCTCGTTCGACATCGTGCTCGCCCCCGAGGAGGCCGCGTGAGCAGCTCGGCCGACGCCGCCGGCGGCGTGGACATCGAGACCGCCGGCTCCCTGACGACGGACGTCCTGGTGATCGGCAGCGGGCCGGCCGGCGGTGGTGCGGCGCTCGCCCTGGCGACCCTCGGCGTCGACCACCTGGTGATCACCAAGTACCGCTGGACCGCGAACACCCCGCGCGCCCACCTCACCAACCAGCGCACGGTCGAGATCTTCCGGGACCTCGGCATCTCCGACGACGTCCTCGCCCAGAGCACCCCGCACGCGCTCCTGGGCGACACGGTGTTCTGCACCAGCCTGGCGGGCGACGAGATCGGTCGCCTGCGGACCTTCGGTACCCACCCCGCACGCGTGGCGGACCACGCCCTCGCCAGCCCGTCGCCGCTCTGCGACATCCCGCAGACCCTGCTGGAGCCGATCGTGGTCGGGCACGCGGCGTCGAGGGGCAGCCGGTTCCGGTTCGACACCGAGTACCTCGGGCTCGAGCAGGACGCCGACGGCGTCACCGTCCGCTGCCGGGACCGGCTGACCGGCGCGGAATTCACGATCCGGGCGAAATACGTGATCGGCGCGGACGGCGGCCGGAGCCGGGTCGCCGCGGACCTCGGGCTGCCGTTCGAGGGCGAGATGGACACCGCCGGCAGCATGAACATCGTCTTCCACGCGGACCTCACGCACCTGGTCGAGCACCGGCCGAGCAACCTGTACTGGGTGCTGCAGCCCGGGTCGGACGTCGGCGGGATCGGCATGGGCGTGGTGCGGATGGTCCGGCCGTGGAACGAGTGGATGGCGATCTGGGGCTACGACATCACCGCCCCTCCCCCGGAGCTCGACGACGCCGAGGCCACCAAGATCGTCCACGAGCTGCTCGGCGACGCGTCGATCCCGGTGACGATCCGCTCGACCTCCCTGTGGGGCAACAACAAGATGTGGGCGACGCGGTACCGCAGCGGCCGCGTGTTCTGCGCCGGGGACGCCGTCCACCGGCACCCGCCGTCGAACGGGCTGGGCTCCAACACGTCGATCCAGGACTCGTACAACCTCGCCTGGAAGCTCGCGTACGTGCTGCGCGGCGCCGCGGGCGAAGGCCTGCTGGATTCCTACGACGCCGAGCGGGCACCCGTCGGGAAGCAGATCGTCCTGCGGGCCAACAAGTCGATCGAGCAGTTCGGGCCGATCTTCGAGGCGCTGGGCCTGTCGGACGGCGCCGAACCGGAGGTCATGCGGGCGCGGATCGACGCCCGGCTCGACGACACCCCGGAGGCCGCGGAGCAGCGGGCCAAGCTGCGCGACGCCCTGGAGCTCAAGAACTACGAGTTCAACACGCACGGGGTGGAGCTCGGGCAGCGCTACGCCTCCGGCGCGGTGGTGCCGGACGGAACGCCCGAACCCGAGTACACCCGGGATCCCGAGCTCTCATTACCACCCGACGACGTGGCCGGGCGCGCGGTTGCCGCACGTCTGGCTCGTCGAGCGGGAGTCCGGGCTGAAGGTGAGCACGCACGACGTCGTCGGCAAGGGGCGGTTCGCCCTGCTCACCGGGATCAGCGGCGGGGCCTGGGCGGACGCGGCGGCGAAGGTCGCGGACCAGATCGGGATCGAGATCGCCGCGCACGTGATCGGGCCGGGCCGCGAGCTGACCGACGCCTACGAGGACTGGGCACGGGCCCGGGAGGTCGCCGAGTCCGGCTGCGTGCTGGTGCGCCCGGACGGTCACGTCGCCTGGCGCTCGGCCTCGCTGACCGACGATCCGATGGCCGAGCTGAGCCGCGTGCTGACGACGGTCCTGAGCCTCTGAACGGCGGCCGGACGGGCGTCGCGGCTGGTCCGGACGGCCGAATCTGATCACACGCGTCGCGCGGGTGCGGGCCGGTCGCAGTAGTGTCCTGCGATCGGCTGCACCCGTCGGCCGAGTCTCGACGGACCGAGCAGCGTCGCCTTGTCCTGGCCTGGAGAGGACCGGATGGCCGAGTCGCGCGCGCGTGCCGTGCTCGTGGGTGCGGGACGGACCGCGCTCGCGCTGGTGTCGATCGGGGTCCTCGTCGTCACGGGGTACGCGTGGAACGCGTACCGCTCGATCTCCACCCAGCTCACGACGAGCACCGTGCTGGGCGGCACGCTCCCGCCGCCCGCCCCGTCCGGCGCCGCCCGGCAGGCGTTCACCGCCCTGCTCGTCGGGCTGGACAGCCGGACGGACGCCCAGGGCGACCCCCTGCCGGCCGACGTCCTCGCGCAGCTGCACGCGGGGGGCGATGACGGTCAGCTGCACACGGACACGATCATCCTGGTGCACGTCCCGGCCTCGGCGACGGAGCCCGTCGTCGCGGTGTCCTTCCCGCGGGACTCCTACGTCCCGATCTCCGACGGCAGCGGCCGACACAAGATCAATTCGGCCTTCGGGCGGGGGTACCGGGCCGCGGAGGCGCAGCTGCAGGCGCGGGGCGTCGGTGGCGCGGAGCTGGACCGGCGCGCCCGGGAGGCCGGGCGGCGCACGCTCGTCGACACCGTGGAGGCCGTCTCCGGCATCACCGTCGACCACTACGGCGAGATCAACCTGGCCGGGTTCGTCGAGCTGACGAACACCCTCGGCGGGATCCGGGTGTGCCTCAACGGCGCGGTCGACGACTCGGCGTACTCAGGGGTCGAGCTGCCGGCCGGCCCGCAGACGCTGCAGGGCGCCGGCGCGCTCGCGTTCGTGCGGCAGCGGCACGGGCTGGAGGACGGCGACCTGGACCGGATCACCCGCCAGCAGGCCTTCCTCGCGGGGCTCACCAACCAGCTGCTCTCGACGGGCACCCTCGGGGACCCCGTGCGGATGTCCGGCCTGATGTCCGTGGTCACCCGCTACGTGGTCGTCGACGCCGGGTGGAACCTCGACGCCGTCGTCGGGCAGCTCGGCTCCCTCGCCGGGACGGACGTGGTGTTCCGGACCGTCCCGACGATCCGGCCGGACCTGCAGACCCCGGTCGACGGGATTGCCGTCGAGGTCGACGACGCGCGGGTCCGCGGGTTCGTCGCGACGGTCCTGAACGGCGACCCGCGGGCCGGCGACGGGGAGTCGGCCGCGGCAGGCCCCGTCCGGGCCGGCGCCCCGGCGGGCGTGACCCCGACCCCGACGGCGGGGCCGGGTCCGTCCACGGCCGCTCCCCCGAGCAGCCGGCCGGTGATCGACGCCGGCGGCGTCACCTGCGTGGACTGACCGGCGCCCGTCAGGTCTCCGGGTCCGCCCTGCGCTCCAGGCTGGCGGCGCGCGCCCGGATCGCCTCCGCCGGCCAGCCCGCGACCTCGCGGAGCTGCTCCGCGACCGCCACCTCCACCGCGGCGTGCACCGCCGCGGGCGAGACGGACGGATCGACGTCACGGGCGGCGGCCAGCGTCCGCGCGGACAGGTACACAGTGATCATCGGCGCTCCACCTCCATCGGGGGAATACCCCTCCAACGCCTCGGGGCACCCCAGGCAGCGCCCCGGACGGGTGGCTGACCGTGAACGGTCCGCCTCCCGGGGTCGGCGGGACCCCGGAACCGTTCGCGGGCAGACTGACCCTGTGACCGAGTCCTTCCCGCGTCTGCAGGCCCGTACCCGGCGATTCACCCTCGGCGCCCCGCGCGGCGTCACGATCTCCCCGGACGGCGGCCGCGTGGTCTTCCTGCGCAGCCGCGGCGGCACGGATCCGGTGACGTGCCTGTGGACCTACGAGCTTCTCCTCCGGGGAGGAACGCCTGGTCGCGGACCCGCGTGAGCTCGACACCACGGCCGAGGAGGACCTGCCGGCCGAGGAGCGGGCCCGCCGCGAACGGGCCCGCGAGCAGGCCGGCGGCGTCGTCGGCTACGCGACGGACCGGGCCGTCACCAGCGCGTGCTTCGCCCTGTCCGGGCAGCTCTACCTGGCCGACTTCGCGGGCGGGCTGTCCCCCGGCTGATCGAGACGGACGGCGCGGTGATCGACCCGCGGCTGGACCCGTCCGGGGCGCGGATCGCGTTCGCCTCCGGCGGTGGGCTGCACGTGCACCTCGTCGCGGGCGGGACGACGGAGACGCTCGTCTCCCCGGACGGCGAGAACGTCACGTGGGGCCTCGCGGACTTCGCCGCCGCCGAGGAGATGAACCGGATGCGCGGGTACTGGTGGTCCCCGGACGGCGACGCGCTGGTGGCCGCGCGGGTCGACGAGTCCCCGGTGCGGCGCTGGCACATCGCGGACCCGGCGAACCCGGACCGCACGCCGACGGCTGTCGCCTACCCCGCGGCGGGGACGCCCAACGCGGCGGTCACCCTCGAGATCGTCCGGCTCGACGGGAAGCGCGTCCCCGTCACCTGGGACGTCGACGCGAACGAGTACCTCGCGGACGTCGTGTGGGACGCCCACGGGCTGATGATCGTCGTCCAGCCGCGGGACCAGAAGGCCCTGCGGACGCTCGCCGTGGACGTCGCGACCGGGGAGACCACCCCGCTGGACGAGCGCACGGACCCGATCTGGGTGGAGATCGTCCCCGGGGTGCCCGCGCGGACCGGCGACGGCACGCTCGTCCAGATCGACGACCGGGACGGCGCCCGCCGGCTCGTGGTCGGCGGGGGGCCGGTGACGCCGACCTCGCTGCAGGTCAGGAGCCTGCTCGACATCGACGACGACACGCTGCTCCTCACCGCGTCCGAGGCCCCGGAGACCATCGGGCTGTGGACCTGGTCGGCGTCGGCCGGCCTGACCCGCCTCTCCCCCGAGGGTGGCCTGCACTCCGGGAGGCTCACCGGCGGGACCCTGGTGCGGTCCTCCACCGATCTCGACTCGCCGTCGTCGATGACCGTGGTGGCCGACGGCGTCGAGCACGTGATCCCGTCGTTCGCCGCGGACCCCGGGCTGGCGCCGTCGGTGACGCTCCTTCGGGCGGGGCCGCGGGAGCTCAGCACCGCCGTGCTGCTGCCGTCCTGGTGGGCGCCCGGTACCCCACTGCCCGTGCTGATGGACCCGTACGGCGGGCCGCACGCCCAGCGCGTCCTCGCCGCCCGCAACGCGCACCTGACCAGCCAGTGGTTCGCGGACCAGGGGTTCGCGGTCGTCGTCGTCGACGGGCGGGGGACGCCGGGGCGCGGCCCCGAGTTCG is a window of Pseudonocardia sp. T1-2H DNA encoding:
- a CDS encoding citrate/2-methylcitrate synthase translates to MTLTTDTDGPITVPPGLRNVVVTSTEIGDVRGSEGFYHYRQYSAVDLARGRTFEDVWFLFVEGRLPTPAEARRFTGEVAPLRVLPDELREVLPAIAAAGERLQPLMALRTALSLIGSARDVPPLWDADAATRRENALLVCAVTPTVLAALHRLRSGLEPLEPRADLSAAANWIFMVTGSVPPPRHAAAVEKYLVATIDHGFNASTFTSRVVASTGADVVSAVVAAIGAFSGPLHGGAPDRALAGLDEIGTPDRIDEWVRARVLAHDRIMGFGHAVYRTDDPRSLMLREVAAELGGELADFAMTVERRVVEILAELKPERRLYANVEFYAGVVMELCGIPRSMFTPTFAVSRVVGWTANVLEQATERRIIRPAARYVGPPAPEPVPAA
- a CDS encoding helix-turn-helix domain-containing protein, with the translated sequence MDGVPPRPGPEDSRALGGAWARFQRHDFPGPSAQLAPFVRRYWIVEWDYDEPYHQLIVPYPHVHLIFRDGGAPQVHGVSSGHVVRVLEGRGRVFGVEFRPGGFRPFLRASVSGLTDLVLPAADVPGLPPWSRRASDVASVERWLLAAGPEPDPAAEMVAGVVDEVAADPTITRVDELAARVGAGVRRLQRLFAEHVGVGPKWVIRRYRLHEATERMERGDAIVWADLAGELGYADQAHFSRDFAALFGEPPTRYARRY
- a CDS encoding intradiol ring-cleavage dioxygenase, coding for MTSTDSEQTAREQAVTDEVVASFAEAKDDRYREVMESLVRHLHAFARDVRLTQEEWDAAIAFLTRVGHLTDDRRQEFILLSDVLGLSMLTVGMNAPPQQDATESTVFGPFFVDGAPEIEPGGDIAQGAPGIPCWVSGSVRATDGSPVPGARIDVWEADEDGFYDVQYEGNRTQGRGWLRSGADGGYRFWSVRPSPYSIPADGPVGDLLARGGRGPMRPAHLHFMVSAPGFRRLVTHIFVDGDEYLDRDAVFGVKDSLVYAFTERNGGAAPDGSAREGVWNEVSFDIVLAPEEAA
- a CDS encoding aromatic-ring hydroxylase C-terminal domain-containing protein; the encoded protein is MSTHDVVGKGRFALLTGISGGAWADAAAKVADQIGIEIAAHVIGPGRELTDAYEDWARAREVAESGCVLVRPDGHVAWRSASLTDDPMAELSRVLTTVLSL
- a CDS encoding TetR/AcrR family transcriptional regulator; this translates as MAPLDPDTARTRLLDAAEDLFYARGIQAVGMDDIRGGSGVSLKRLYSLYPAKEQLVEAYLQRRDVRWRGRLAAFVEQVDDPRERVLAVFDWLETWFREPGFRGCAWINGHGELGATSDVVAGLAREHKRAFADYVAGLVREAGLPEALAPQVFLLAEGAMVAAGILGTAAPAAQARAAAEALVSASAA
- a CDS encoding nuclear transport factor 2 family protein, translating into MQAAEDAWNTRDPEKVALAYTEDSVWRNRDTFVQGRAEIVALLKAKWERELDYALRKALWTFADNRIAVRFQYESHDAAGIWYRSYGNENWEFDSHGLMVRREASINDVVIDESERRIFGPRPESERGQEIPLR
- a CDS encoding maleylacetate reductase, whose translation is MDRFTYDALPGRVVFGAGTSRTELAPELARLGAHRVLLVASGSAVSPARERTKGLPVVGEFTEVREHVPVAVAERARARAVEVRADALLAFGGGSSVGTAKAVALTTGLPILCVPTTYAGSEVTPVWGMTEGRRKTTGRDERVLPRAIVYDPELTYGLPVRIASASGLNAMAHCVEAFWAPRANPVSTVLAEDGVRALAEGLSLIVDEPSAEAPRADLLYGAYLAGASLAGAGSGLHHAICHALGGAYDLPHALTHATVLPHVVAYTLPYAAEAARRMRRALDTDDPVGALRALATRLGIPAGLRELGLAEDQLEPIVERLDGHLPPGHPRPTDRDALRALLHDAWAGTTPKETV
- a CDS encoding LCP family protein; its protein translation is MAESRARAVLVGAGRTALALVSIGVLVVTGYAWNAYRSISTQLTTSTVLGGTLPPPAPSGAARQAFTALLVGLDSRTDAQGDPLPADVLAQLHAGGDDGQLHTDTIILVHVPASATEPVVAVSFPRDSYVPISDGSGRHKINSAFGRGYRAAEAQLQARGVGGAELDRRAREAGRRTLVDTVEAVSGITVDHYGEINLAGFVELTNTLGGIRVCLNGAVDDSAYSGVELPAGPQTLQGAGALAFVRQRHGLEDGDLDRITRQQAFLAGLTNQLLSTGTLGDPVRMSGLMSVVTRYVVVDAGWNLDAVVGQLGSLAGTDVVFRTVPTIRPDLQTPVDGIAVEVDDARVRGFVATVLNGDPRAGDGESAAAGPVRAGAPAGVTPTPTAGPGPSTAAPPSSRPVIDAGGVTCVD
- a CDS encoding TIGR03086 family metal-binding protein, with the protein product MPPTDLVAASVLPAAVAPISALIRAVDPARLDAPTPCADYAVRDLLNHLLFWGPVLAAAGRRETALPPAESEADVDLVVGDWPAALTAVFADVAEAWGDVGAWEGTTSMGGPEPLPASMVGGMAVGELVVHGWDLGRALDLEPMWAPDVLTVVHAEVAATAEIGREMGVYGASVPVPEEAPVLDRLLGLTGRDPHWRP
- a CDS encoding citrate synthase, with the translated sequence MAGDTFLTTAEAAKRLDVKPETIYAYVSRGLLTSVRSGARRGSLFAQDDVDRLAERGREGRAPSGAIERIRTAITLLEDDELYYRGRRVTDLARTESFESVAHLLWTGRPEPRAFTAPAALVDVAGTAIAALPPSAELTDRIRVAVAAVGAADPLRYDLAPDAVVRRAESLLAILAESLSGASGGSIAERLWPALARHPEPGPGGPDPDDQGGDGSDGRVGPAVLDLLLVLLADHDLAVSTLAARVAASARANPYAVVSAGLGAIDGQYHGGASAMAHRFLADALDDPVRALSDRLRTGVRVPGFGHRVYRHHDPRADLLFAVLRDRVPDAPVLAAVDRVVEGLAGRPGLFANIDLGLAALSHALDLRPDVGEAVFAIARTAGWVAHALEEYDEPGLRFRPEGVYVGPRP